The following proteins are co-located in the Bacteroidota bacterium genome:
- a CDS encoding glycosyltransferase family 2 protein: MKVSGFTFIRNAIKFDYPIVEAITSILPVCDEFIVALGNSEDETEELLKSIGSPKIRIIHTIWDDSLREGGKVLAEETNKALSHISADADWAFYIQGDEVVHEKYLPVIRQAMEQYLNSKDIEGLLFRYIHFYGSYDYSGDSRNWYRREVRVIRNLPGIRSYRDAQGFRRDNRQLRVKAIDAWIYHYGWVKPPSVQQDKLLNFNKYWHDDTWIQEKVPPTGEFDYSRIDSLSRFDGTHPAVMQERIQKMNWSFSFDPTKRHFSLKTRLLHAIEKMTGWRIGEYRNYRV; this comes from the coding sequence ATGAAGGTCAGTGGTTTCACATTCATCCGCAATGCAATAAAATTCGACTATCCAATTGTCGAAGCCATCACTTCTATCCTGCCGGTATGTGATGAGTTTATCGTGGCACTGGGAAATTCAGAAGATGAAACAGAGGAGCTGCTTAAATCCATCGGTTCACCTAAAATAAGGATCATTCATACGATATGGGATGATTCTTTGCGTGAAGGTGGAAAGGTGCTGGCCGAAGAGACAAATAAAGCCCTGAGCCATATTTCGGCCGATGCTGACTGGGCTTTCTATATCCAGGGCGACGAGGTGGTACATGAAAAATATCTTCCCGTCATCCGGCAAGCCATGGAGCAATACCTGAACAGTAAAGATATTGAAGGACTGCTATTCCGTTACATACACTTCTATGGCTCCTATGATTATTCTGGCGATTCAAGGAACTGGTACCGACGTGAAGTCCGTGTCATTCGCAATTTGCCGGGCATACGGTCGTACCGTGATGCACAGGGCTTCAGGAGAGATAACAGACAGCTCCGCGTCAAAGCCATCGATGCCTGGATCTACCATTACGGTTGGGTTAAACCACCGTCGGTACAGCAGGATAAGCTGCTGAACTTCAACAAATACTGGCACGACGACACATGGATACAGGAGAAGGTGCCACCTACCGGCGAATTCGATTATTCCAGGATCGATTCCCTCTCCCGTTTCGATGGCACACACCCCGCTGTCATGCAAGAAAGGATACAAAAAATGAACTGGTCCTTTTCATTCGATCCCACAAAAAGGCACTTCTCATTAAAAACACGCCTGCTCCACGCCATCGAAAAAATGACCGGCTGGAGGATCGGGGAATACAGGAATTACAGGGTGTAG
- the purB gene encoding adenylosuccinate lyase — MTLTPLNAISPIDGRYRDKTDILAGYFSEAALIRYRILVEVEYFIALCNLRLPQLKHFDKKKYDELRNIYINFDLKDAQSVKDIEKITNHDVKAVEYFVRKKFDEKGLGDFREFIHFGLTSQDVTNTAIPMTVRDAWQDVLEPFFSDLLTKLKALASEWKAVPMLAHTHGQPASPTTLGKEIYVFAERLENQLRLFETIPFSAKFGGATGNFNAHHVAYPEIDWIKFADEFVNNTLGLSRLKTTTQIEHYDNFAALCDNIKRINTILIDLNRDIWTYISMEYFRQKIKKGEVGSSTMPHKVNPIDFENSEGNLGVANALFEHLSAKLPISRLQRDLTDSTIIRNIGIPFAHTLIGLKSLDKGLSKLILNEEKIRKDLDDNWAVVAEAIQTILRRENYPDPYDALKNLTRTDRKIDKKTIQTFIDNLDIPAKVRKELKKITPENYTGIIGF; from the coding sequence ATGACACTTACGCCACTCAATGCCATTTCTCCTATCGATGGTCGATACAGGGATAAGACAGATATTCTTGCAGGCTATTTCTCCGAAGCTGCACTCATCCGTTACCGGATTCTGGTGGAAGTCGAATATTTCATCGCACTTTGCAACCTGCGACTGCCTCAGCTTAAGCATTTCGACAAAAAAAAATACGATGAACTGAGAAATATCTATATCAATTTTGACCTTAAGGATGCCCAATCGGTCAAGGACATTGAAAAGATCACCAACCACGATGTGAAAGCCGTAGAATATTTCGTCCGTAAAAAATTTGATGAAAAGGGGCTGGGTGATTTCAGGGAATTTATTCATTTCGGGTTAACGTCGCAGGATGTTACGAATACCGCTATTCCTATGACTGTGAGAGATGCCTGGCAGGATGTGCTGGAACCTTTTTTCAGTGATTTGCTGACAAAACTGAAGGCTTTAGCCAGTGAATGGAAAGCTGTTCCGATGCTGGCACATACACATGGCCAGCCTGCATCGCCAACGACCCTTGGCAAAGAGATTTATGTATTCGCCGAACGCCTCGAAAATCAGCTCCGGCTCTTCGAGACAATTCCCTTCTCCGCCAAATTTGGTGGTGCAACCGGCAACTTCAACGCTCATCACGTTGCTTATCCTGAAATTGACTGGATAAAGTTTGCCGACGAATTTGTCAATAATACCCTGGGCTTATCGCGGCTCAAAACCACAACCCAGATCGAACATTACGACAACTTCGCCGCCTTATGCGATAACATCAAGCGGATCAACACGATTCTCATCGACCTCAATAGAGACATCTGGACATACATCTCAATGGAGTACTTCAGGCAGAAGATCAAAAAAGGCGAAGTGGGATCATCCACGATGCCGCATAAAGTCAATCCCATCGACTTTGAAAATTCCGAAGGTAATCTGGGTGTTGCCAATGCCCTCTTCGAACACCTGTCGGCAAAGCTTCCCATATCCCGTCTTCAACGGGACCTGACCGATTCCACCATAATCAGAAATATCGGGATTCCCTTTGCACATACGCTCATCGGACTTAAGTCGCTCGACAAGGGTTTGAGCAAACTCATCCTGAATGAAGAAAAGATAAGGAAAGACCTGGATGACAACTGGGCTGTGGTGGCAGAAGCCATACAAACCATCCTTCGCAGGGAGAACTACCCTGATCCCTATGACGCCCTCAAAAACCTGACACGAACCGACCGGAAGATCGACAAGAAAACTATTCAGACGTTTATCGACAACCTGGATATCCCTGCTAAAGTCAGGAAAGAGCTGAAAAAAATCACTCCTGAGAATTATACCGGCATCATAGGTTTCTGA
- a CDS encoding TonB-dependent receptor — MGISIYPDSAHADVTALHTISGNITDRSNGEMLLGASVYIRERQTGTATNLYGFYSLSLPEGRYTFVYSYVGYQSVEKIIDLNQNITLNIELELKQETLKEVEIKSKPLGENLKKPETSTFKMDARTIKSIPALMGEVDIIKAIQLTPGVQSTSEGGSGFIVRGGSPDQNLVLLDEASVYNASHLMGFFSVFNSDAIKDVTLYKGDIPAAYGGRLSSLLDVRMKEGNMKKISATGGIGTISSRLTLEGPLLNDKISYMISGRRTYADIFLNFAKDKALRDNVLYFYDLNAKINFRIDDNNRVFFSAYRGKDIFRNADFRMSWGNQTFTLRWNHLFSRRLFSNFTFINSKFDYSLGVPEGQANSFIWDAKLRDFNLKADFGYYLNPDNTIKFGISSIYHIFYPGRAKGIGEQAFFSDFEVPHNHSVESGIYVSNEQKIGALWTLKYGLRFSLFNNFGAGVIYNFNADYTVIDSTVYPKGEIFNTYYGIEPRMAVSYSIDERSSIKVSYSRNRQYIHLASNSTAGTPLDIWFPSSPNVKPQIADQVALGYFRNFRQNTVETSVEGFYKKIHNAIDFKDHANLLLNSKYEGELRFGEGQSYGLEFLVKLVEGKLTGWISYTLSRSERSIKEINDSKTYLSPYDRPNNIAIVLNYDFSSRISAGANWVYMSGAPVTFPTGGAWYQGVRLPIYSDRNAYRLPDYHRLDLSVTYRGRNKPERFWHGEVNLSVYNVYARHNTWVINFKQEENDPNTLYAEKTYLFSIVPSITYNFHF, encoded by the coding sequence ATGGGAATCAGCATATATCCTGATTCCGCCCATGCCGATGTAACCGCACTTCATACAATAAGCGGCAATATCACCGATAGAAGCAATGGTGAAATGCTGCTGGGCGCATCCGTGTATATACGGGAACGTCAAACCGGGACAGCCACCAATCTCTATGGTTTTTATTCGCTGAGTCTTCCTGAAGGTCGTTATACCTTCGTCTATTCCTATGTCGGCTATCAATCTGTCGAAAAAATAATCGATCTTAATCAGAATATTACACTCAACATTGAGCTTGAATTAAAGCAAGAAACTCTAAAGGAAGTGGAGATCAAAAGCAAGCCCTTGGGCGAGAACCTGAAAAAGCCCGAAACCAGCACATTCAAGATGGACGCACGAACAATCAAAAGTATTCCGGCGTTGATGGGCGAGGTGGATATTATCAAGGCCATACAATTAACACCCGGTGTACAGTCAACCAGTGAAGGCGGCTCAGGTTTCATAGTCAGAGGCGGCAGCCCGGACCAGAATCTGGTACTCCTCGACGAAGCCTCAGTTTATAACGCTTCACACCTGATGGGATTTTTCTCTGTTTTCAATAGCGACGCCATTAAAGATGTCACCCTATATAAGGGCGATATACCCGCAGCGTATGGAGGACGCCTGTCATCACTCCTCGATGTGCGTATGAAAGAGGGTAATATGAAAAAGATATCAGCTACCGGCGGCATTGGCACCATCTCCAGCCGACTGACGCTCGAAGGACCGCTCTTAAATGATAAAATATCCTACATGATTTCAGGACGACGAACCTATGCTGATATTTTCCTGAATTTTGCCAAAGATAAAGCCCTCAGGGATAATGTACTGTATTTTTATGACCTGAATGCAAAAATCAACTTCAGGATTGACGACAACAACCGAGTGTTCTTCTCAGCTTACAGAGGAAAAGACATTTTCAGGAATGCCGACTTTCGCATGAGCTGGGGTAACCAGACCTTTACACTGCGGTGGAATCACCTGTTCTCAAGACGACTATTTTCCAACTTCACTTTTATAAACAGTAAATTCGACTATAGCCTGGGTGTACCCGAAGGCCAAGCCAATTCATTCATATGGGATGCCAAGTTGAGAGACTTTAACCTTAAAGCCGATTTTGGGTATTATCTCAATCCTGACAACACCATTAAATTTGGTATCAGTTCCATATACCATATTTTTTACCCCGGTCGCGCAAAAGGTATAGGTGAACAGGCTTTTTTCAGCGACTTTGAAGTGCCTCATAACCATTCTGTTGAAAGTGGCATCTATGTGAGCAATGAACAAAAAATCGGAGCACTGTGGACACTGAAATACGGGCTGAGGTTTTCCCTCTTCAATAATTTCGGAGCCGGTGTGATCTATAACTTTAATGCCGACTATACGGTCATCGACTCGACCGTTTATCCCAAAGGAGAGATTTTCAACACATACTATGGGATTGAACCACGCATGGCAGTGAGCTATTCTATAGACGAACGTTCCTCCATCAAAGTCAGCTATTCGAGGAACAGGCAATATATCCACCTGGCCTCCAATTCCACTGCCGGTACGCCACTGGATATCTGGTTCCCCAGCTCTCCTAATGTAAAGCCTCAGATTGCAGATCAGGTAGCACTGGGTTATTTCAGGAACTTCCGGCAAAATACTGTCGAGACATCTGTGGAGGGTTTCTATAAGAAGATTCATAATGCCATTGATTTCAAAGACCATGCGAACCTCCTCCTGAATTCCAAGTACGAAGGCGAACTGCGTTTCGGTGAAGGCCAATCCTATGGACTCGAATTTCTCGTGAAACTGGTCGAAGGAAAACTCACCGGATGGATAAGCTATACCCTTTCGCGATCAGAACGTTCGATCAAGGAAATCAATGACAGTAAGACTTATTTGTCGCCCTATGACAGGCCCAATAACATCGCCATAGTACTAAACTATGACTTTAGCAGCAGGATTTCAGCCGGAGCCAACTGGGTCTATATGAGCGGCGCACCGGTGACGTTCCCTACTGGCGGTGCATGGTACCAGGGCGTCAGACTGCCTATCTACAGCGACAGGAATGCATATCGCCTACCGGATTATCACCGGCTCGACCTGTCGGTGACATACAGGGGCAGAAATAAACCGGAACGTTTCTGGCATGGTGAAGTGAATCTCTCGGTGTATAATGTCTATGCCCGCCACAACACCTGGGTGATTAACTTCAAACAGGAAGAGAATGATCCCAATACACTCTATGCGGAGAAAACATACTTATTCAGCATCGTGCCGTCGATCACCTATAACTTTCATTTCTGA
- a CDS encoding flavodoxin, with protein sequence MKKIALIYSFNARDTAAAADIIFRELGENNAVRINVEEVTDEQFLRYDYMILGVPTWWDGELPNYWDEFVPALEDMDLRGKTFALFGHGDQKGYPQSFGDAIGILAELLENRGATLTGITLSDGYEFERSKALKEHTFVGLLLDSVNQPELTDKRIKDWIAKIKPLFRIK encoded by the coding sequence ATGAAAAAAATCGCACTGATATACAGCTTCAATGCCAGGGACACAGCAGCTGCAGCTGACATTATCTTCAGGGAACTCGGCGAAAATAATGCCGTCCGGATTAATGTTGAAGAGGTCACCGATGAACAATTTCTCAGATATGATTATATGATACTTGGCGTCCCCACATGGTGGGATGGTGAACTGCCAAACTACTGGGATGAATTCGTCCCTGCCCTCGAAGATATGGATCTGAGAGGCAAGACCTTCGCCCTTTTTGGCCATGGCGACCAGAAAGGGTATCCCCAAAGTTTTGGTGATGCGATCGGTATCCTTGCTGAACTGCTTGAAAATAGGGGTGCTACCCTAACAGGCATTACCCTGTCAGATGGTTATGAATTTGAGAGATCAAAAGCTCTCAAAGAACACACATTCGTCGGACTGCTGCTGGATAGTGTCAATCAACCGGAGTTGACAGATAAAAGAATCAAAGATTGGATTGCGAAGATCAAACCTTTATTCAGAATAAAATAA
- a CDS encoding DUF4249 domain-containing protein: MAIRILNSIYLTQHFNAGILTQHFNAGIGNFRILLSFLIFIIALPGCTERIELQLDESYTRLVVDGAITNEATAHMVKLSKTGSFLGGEPDVVISGATVTISDGDTTYDLTESSSQPGTYCTDPDVIGGAGKTYSLNIGLPAAIAGQQNYSASSNMKAIGTIDSIGIFYNDRWDAWEIQCWARDPVTTDFYIFDIFRNNILLTDTLSEKFVVDDILYNGKYTNGVTVGFLDNKHEDQQIKPGDTITLRMSSITEEYANFIWQAQMESGYSNPLFSGPPANIKGNISNGAIGFFAAYSIAKASKIYSPAP; encoded by the coding sequence ATGGCAATAAGAATACTAAATAGTATATATCTTACCCAGCATTTTAATGCTGGGATCCTCACCCAGCATTTCAATGCTGGGATTGGAAACTTCAGGATTTTACTCTCATTCCTCATTTTCATTATCGCTTTGCCTGGCTGTACTGAGCGCATTGAGCTGCAATTGGATGAATCCTATACACGTCTCGTGGTGGATGGTGCAATCACTAACGAAGCCACGGCACACATGGTAAAACTGAGTAAAACGGGCAGCTTTCTTGGCGGAGAGCCCGATGTAGTGATATCAGGAGCAACTGTGACAATCAGTGATGGTGATACAACTTATGATCTCACTGAGAGCTCGTCGCAACCGGGAACGTATTGTACCGACCCGGATGTTATAGGAGGGGCAGGGAAAACTTATTCACTGAATATTGGGTTGCCGGCAGCTATTGCCGGACAGCAAAATTATTCCGCATCAAGCAATATGAAAGCTATTGGTACTATCGACTCCATAGGTATTTTCTATAATGACCGCTGGGATGCATGGGAGATACAATGTTGGGCCAGGGATCCGGTGACCACCGACTTTTATATCTTCGATATCTTCAGAAATAACATACTGCTCACCGACACTTTATCTGAAAAGTTTGTCGTAGATGATATCCTGTATAATGGGAAATATACAAACGGTGTCACCGTCGGTTTTCTGGATAACAAGCATGAGGACCAACAGATTAAACCCGGCGATACCATCACCCTGCGAATGTCAAGCATCACCGAAGAATATGCCAATTTCATCTGGCAGGCACAGATGGAATCAGGTTACAGCAATCCGCTATTCAGCGGCCCACCTGCTAATATCAAAGGCAATATCAGCAATGGGGCAATAGGATTTTTCGCAGCCTACTCCATAGCTAAGGCAAGCAAGATCTATTCACCCGCCCCGTAA